One Verrucomicrobiota bacterium genomic window, CCCGTCATTGAGGCGAACGCAAACCATCCGGTTCAAGGGCACGCCCAACTTATGGGCCAGTAACTGTTGGGCGTGGGCACGCTGTGCATGCCAAGCCGAATAGCCGTCGAAGCCATCCGGTTGCTGGTTGAAATTCAAATCCCCTTGCATGGTCAAGGGTTCCCCGGCGGCGGTTGGTTGTTCATGGTCTGTTGGCAGGCGGCGAAATGCTCCGCGCGGGTGTCCGCCAGCACCGGGAACTCCTGCCGCCACTGTTCCAGCACTCGGTGATCCAGCGTTGCTTGGATCACCCCTTCAGACGTGCCGCCATCCGCCAATATTTTCCCCAGCGGGTCCACGATCAGCGAACGTCCATCGTAAGCCAGTTTTGGGGTTTGACCGCAGCGGTTCACCCCCACCACGAACATCTGATTTTCAATGGCGCGCGCTTGCAAAAGCGCCATCCAATGCCCGATCCGTACGGTGGGCCAGTTGGCGATGACCACGGCAACCGTCGCTCCTTGGAGGGCGGCCAGCCGGAACACCTCGGGAAAACGCAGGTCATAGCAGACAAACAGCGCCAATTTTTCCTCCTGCCAGGGAGCGAGTACCGGTGCGGTGCCGCATTCATAGTGATCGCCCTCCCCCGCCGGATTAAAGACATGTGCCTTGGCGTAGCGCGCTTGGATGCTTCCATCCGGCCCGTATAATAACGCCTCATTTCGTCCCTTGCCCGTTTTGATGCGCGCCGCCACACCTCCGACCAAATACACCCCGACCTCCTGTGCGGTACGGCTTAGGAATTGCGAGGTCTCGCCTCCGGGGGATTCAGCAATGGCTTCCACGTGCATGCTGAACCCGGTGGCAAACAGTTCCGGCAACACCATCAGCGATCCCGGCAGCGGCTTGGCGGCGGCAATCAAGCGGCGCGCGGTTTGATAATTCGCGCGCTTGTCTTCCCAAGCCAGATTCATTTGAATGGCATACACGTTCATGCGAAACGGAGTGTATCGGGATCATCCGGGGATGAAATACAAAAACAGGCCAACACTTCTTGCTTAACATTTGCCAAAAATTGGCTTTCCAACGCCTGCACGTTGACAACCCGCTTCCTTTTGCCCACATTTCCCTTGCTGCGGCCATCCGGATGACGCTTTAACGTTATCTCAGACGCGGTTAATGAACCGAATTTTTTGGTTGGCAGGGCAATAGCAGAGCATAATCACTACTATACATCAGCATGAAAATTGTATCGTTTCAAGAAGCCGTAAAGGTCATTAAAACCAATGACCGCGTGCATATTCACAGCGTCGCGTGCGCGCCGCAAAAATTAATCATGGCCATGTGCGACCGGGGCCGCGCGGGCGAATTCCGTAATGTTCGGATTCAGCATCTGCACACGGAAGGCTCCGCGCCGTATTCCGGCCGGGAGTTTGAAGGGATCTTTCAGTTGGAG contains:
- a CDS encoding carbon-nitrogen family hydrolase, with protein sequence MNVYAIQMNLAWEDKRANYQTARRLIAAAKPLPGSLMVLPELFATGFSMHVEAIAESPGGETSQFLSRTAQEVGVYLVGGVAARIKTGKGRNEALLYGPDGSIQARYAKAHVFNPAGEGDHYECGTAPVLAPWQEEKLALFVCYDLRFPEVFRLAALQGATVAVVIANWPTVRIGHWMALLQARAIENQMFVVGVNRCGQTPKLAYDGRSLIVDPLGKILADGGTSEGVIQATLDHRVLEQWRQEFPVLADTRAEHFAACQQTMNNQPPPGNP